In Flavobacteriales bacterium, the genomic window ACATTTGGGGAGATGCTACATGTGGTTCTGACGATGTACTGGATACTCCAACTCACAACGGACCTAACTACGGTATTTGTGGTAACAATCCTGGTTATCCTCAATTTGGTGGAGGAAGCACTTACTTTTCTACACCTTATAATGTTCCAGGATGCGATCCAAATAATCCTGATGGTGAAATGTTTGATAACTACATGGATTATTCTGATGATAAGTGCATGAATATTTTTACTAGAGGTCAGAAAGCTAGAATGGACTTTACCTTGGAGGGTGATGGAACTGAGCCAGGTGTAAGAAGTTATTTGATTTCTCAGGAGAACTTGGAGGCAACTGGTGTAGCAGATCCATATACTCAACCAGAGTGCGCTCCAATTTCATCCTTCTATTTTCAGCAGTCTGCGGATTTTGCAAATCAGAGAATGATCTGTGCTGGAGAGAACGTGAGGTTTGAAGAAAGCACGTACAATGGTGCCGTTTCTGACTATCTATGGACATTCGAAGGAGGTAGCCCAGCAACTGATACGGACAATAATCCTATCGTGACTTACAATGATCCAGGACAGTTCGATGTTTCTCTTCAGGTTAGCAACAGCGTAGGTTCAGATACTCGTACTGAGACAGACATGGTTATCGTGAGTTCAACAACGGCTCAATACCAAAATGATTGGGGTTACGTAGATAGTTTTTGGGGAGAGCAGGATTTCTTGGATGATTACGTTGTTTTTAATCAAGATGGTTCTGCGAATAAATGGGAATGGTTTTACGGACCAGATGGTGGAAGCACTGGATGGGAATCGGTCAGGATGTTCAATATGGACAATAACGCAGCTGAAATTGACGAACTTGTTTCTCCATCTTACAATTTGAGCACATTATCAAATCCATCGCTTAAGTTCAGATTCTCTGGTGCGGCAGTTGACAATACGCCAAATGATGAATTGAGAGTTATGGCATCATCAGATTGTGGCGAAACTTGGTCTACAAGAGCAACATATTCAGGTTACGAATTGACGAATTCAGGTCTTGTGGTTAACAGTTACAGACCAAATGGTGCCAGCACTTGGACTGATGTGAATGTTAGTTTAGGTAGCTCATTTGCCAATAAAGCAAACGTTCGCATTAAATTCCGTTGGACTTCAGGAGGTCGTAGCAATAACTTCTACATCGATGACATTACGCTTTCTGGAAGCCCACTTGGAATGGAAGACCTTGAGCGTCAAATTGATCTGAACGTTGCACCAAATCCTACGGTAGGCGTAACGACAGTTGCCATGAGTTTGGTAGATGCAGCTACAGTTAGTATGGAAATGGTTGATGTACTAGGAAAAGATGTGAAAAGGTTGGTTTCGAGAGAAATGACCAACGGAACGCACAAGTTCGATATTGATATGTCGGGTTACACTTCAGGCATTTATTACTTGCGTATCATGGTTGATAATAGCATGGTAGTGAAGAAAGTGGTTAAGAACTGATTAGAAAATTGAGAATGTTGGAAAAGCCTCCCGATATTCGGGGGGCTTTTTTATTTAAACAATTCAGATGATAAGAGTAGCAATAAATGGTTTTGGGCGAATTGGAAGAGTAAGCATGCGCGCCTTACTTCAAAAACCGAATGTGGAAGTAGTAGCAATCAATGATTTGGCAGATGTGAAAACACTCACACATTTGTTCAAGTACGATTCGGTACACAGACAGTTTAATGGAACGGTTGAAGCAAATGGCGATTCCATCGCGTTTAATGGAATTCCTGTACGCGTTTTTGCAGAACGGGATCCTTCTGAACTTCCTTGGAAAGAATTGGAAGTTGATGTGGTGCTAGAATCTACAGGGTTTTTCCGAGACAGAAAATCAGCCTCCGCGCATTTGTTGGCAGGAGCAAAGCAGGTGATTATTTCTGCGCCCGCAAAAGATGCGGATATTCCGACAATTGTTCTTGGAGTAAATGAAGATAAGGTCGATCTCAATGCCGATATCATCAGTTGCGCTTCATGTACTACTAACTGTGCTGCCCCAATGGTCAAGGTATTGGAAGATGCTGTCCATGTTGAAAGCATATTCGTTTCTACTGTTCATTCTTATACGGGCGACCAGCGTTTGCACGACTCGCCTCATTCTGATCTTAGACGTGCTCGAGCAGCGGCAAATTCTATTATTCCTACAAGCACTGGGGCTGCAAAGGCACTCGGTAAAATATTCCCACATCTGGAGGGGCATTTGGGTGGGGCAGGAATCCGAGTTCCAGTACTTGATGGGTCACTAACAGACCTTACCTGCATTGTGCGTTCAGACATTGATGAGAAAGGCGTGAACGAGTTATTTAAAAAGGCAGCTCTAACAGCTCAATTCAAGGGGATTTTAGAATACACTGAAGATCCAATCGTTTCTTGCGACATTATTGGTAACCCACATAGCTGCATTTTTGATGCAGAGCTTACCTCCGTGATCGGTAAAATGGTGAAAGTGGTTGGTTGGTATGACAATGAGGCCGGTTATTCTAACCGAGTGGCTGATCTTATTGAGCGCCTCGGGAATCGTTGATCACTTGCTCGTATAACTTTTCGTAAATCGGAATAATTGATTCTTCGCTGAACTGTTTTGCTTTCTCATAAGCAGCCGTTCTAAATTTCTCAAATAGAGCGTCATCTTTTAGAAGTTTAAGTGCGTTAGCGGCCATATCGTCCGTGTCTCCAACATTGCTTAAAAATCCAGTTATCCCATCTTCATTTATTTCAGGAATTCCACCTGTGTTCGATGAAATGACAGGAACGTGAGAAGCCATGGCTTCCAATGCCGCTAATCCAAAACTTTCCGTCTCTGACGGAAGAAGAAAAAGATCAGCAACGGAATAGACTTCTTCAATATTTTTCAGCTTCCCAAGGAAGTGGACATCATCGCATGTTCCCAGTTTCCTGCACAAAGCTTCAATTTTTGGTCTTTCTGGGCCATCTCCGGCTAGAAGTAATTTGGAAGGGACTTCTTTGCGAACCTTATAAAAGACTTCAATTACATCCTCAACTCGCTTTACTGGACGAAAGTTGGATGTGTGGAGTAGTATTCGCTCTCCTTTGGGCGCAAAGGCTTTAAGCACGCCTTCGGTTGAACATCCTTCGTAACGTTTCAGGTCAATAAAGTTGGGTATTACGTGAATGGCACGCGTTACATTGAAATGTTCGTACGTGTCTTGTTTCAGACTTTCAGAAACGGCCGTTACTGCGTCAGAGCGATTGATTGCAAAAGTGATAACTGGTTCGAAGGAAGCGTCTTTTCCAACGAGCGTAATATCTGTTCCGTGTAGCGTGGTAACGAACGGCATGTAAATGCCTTCCGTTTTTAGGATTTGCTGTGCCATATAAGCAGCAGAAGCATGCGGAATGGCATAGTGAACATGGAGAATGTCTAATCCTTCGTGTTTAACGACATCCACAATTCTGCTCGCCAAAACCAATTCGTACGGTTGGTAATCAAACAGTGGATAGTCGCTAACCCGCACTTCGTGATAATGCAAATTCGAGAGAAACCGATCGAATCTAACAGGAAGGTCATATGTGATGAAGTGAACTTCATGGCCTTTCATAGCCAATTCTTTTCCCAACTCGGTTGCTACTACACCGCTTCCACCAAAGGTGGGATAACAAACAATTCCTATCCGCATGGTCTATACCAATCTATCAACCACAAAGGTGATGAGTTGTTCAACCGTACGGTCGTGATTCTTACTGTATTCCTTCTTAAATCGGTTGGCTATGATGGCGCATACTGTAGCGCATTCATGACCAAGCGCCTTTCCAAGTCCGAATAATGCTGAGGTTTCCATCTCGAAATTGGTAATTCTATTTCCTTGATAATGAAATGCACTGAGCCGCTCGTTGAGGTCTGAAACCGTTGGTTTTAGTCTCAATTGGCGCCCTTGAGGTCCGTAGAAACCGTTGGCTGTGGCCGTCATTCCATGATGTGTTCCTTCTTTTAAAAGTTCAAACAAAGAATCTGAACCTTTTACGATGTATGGGCGCGGAAAGGTCGATTTCCAATCGATTTGACGCATGAATTCATCGGTCAATTCTGTGTCTTCAACCTCAGAACCCTTTTCGTAGTAATTCAGAACCCCATCAAACCCGATTCCATGTGTGGAAAGCAGGAAGCTATCTACGGGAAGGTCTTCCTGCAAAGAACCACTCGTACCAAGTCGAACGAGTTTGAGGCTTTTCTGTGTTTGATTTATTGAACGGGTTGCCAGGTCAATATTGACCAGTGCATCCAATTCGTTCAGAACAATATCAATGTTGTCTGTTCCAATGCCTGTTGAAAGAACCGACAACCGTTTTGAACCAATTCTTCCTGTGTGGGTCAGAAACTCACGGTTCTGTCCAGTGTATTCGATGGAGTCAAAATTCCTGGATATTTTACCAACTCTTCCTTGGTCTCCAACAAGTATGATTGTGTCGGCAATATTTTCGGGAAAAAGGTTGAGGTGATAAATGCTGCCATTTTCGTTCAAAACAAGCTCTGATTCTGCTATTCTTTCCATACCCTTTATTCGTAACTTTGCAGCCGCAAAATCAAATCTATGAATAATCAAGACAAACCGGGGGCAAT contains:
- a CDS encoding PKD domain-containing protein, which translates into the protein MKKILFTSIAILGFFGAFAQMQEKCGANYVLNQQLEDPENRAKYEAFQEAIHRYVSNPMVKVQRENGVRIIPVVFHILHAGGPENIGLNKVQQQLDVLNEDYRRLNPDTVNTPQRFYGDTEYTSFVFHSDSILGFVDDSSYIRLNNRYGESFAFHFNNGTGGLADTLVPNFDNVIEINISNNADTSDLASALTDAINAQNGLIAEYIRDTVFTQAPNFTVNGNFDLELSYTTQPTFTTSWNGTSVDTTWSNELTVVLYQDVLDPFLPTDTLYVYDASTSYNEFDGSGNIIGTQEFVEEGLLELSFVSVPVSLGEFRVNVSTDGLGYTDDVLVSRILQISSTITQQGKYVPADCNIEFRLATKDPLGNCTDGVVRVFTSKTNNANDGTGFKGESYWNAYSYLNIWVVTNIDKDIPGGGTVLGYAQFPATGLLSTDGIAVIASNIDTRNSGGRTATHEVGHWLSLIHIWGDATCGSDDVLDTPTHNGPNYGICGNNPGYPQFGGGSTYFSTPYNVPGCDPNNPDGEMFDNYMDYSDDKCMNIFTRGQKARMDFTLEGDGTEPGVRSYLISQENLEATGVADPYTQPECAPISSFYFQQSADFANQRMICAGENVRFEESTYNGAVSDYLWTFEGGSPATDTDNNPIVTYNDPGQFDVSLQVSNSVGSDTRTETDMVIVSSTTAQYQNDWGYVDSFWGEQDFLDDYVVFNQDGSANKWEWFYGPDGGSTGWESVRMFNMDNNAAEIDELVSPSYNLSTLSNPSLKFRFSGAAVDNTPNDELRVMASSDCGETWSTRATYSGYELTNSGLVVNSYRPNGASTWTDVNVSLGSSFANKANVRIKFRWTSGGRSNNFYIDDITLSGSPLGMEDLERQIDLNVAPNPTVGVTTVAMSLVDAATVSMEMVDVLGKDVKRLVSREMTNGTHKFDIDMSGYTSGIYYLRIMVDNSMVVKKVVKN
- the gap gene encoding type I glyceraldehyde-3-phosphate dehydrogenase; protein product: MIRVAINGFGRIGRVSMRALLQKPNVEVVAINDLADVKTLTHLFKYDSVHRQFNGTVEANGDSIAFNGIPVRVFAERDPSELPWKELEVDVVLESTGFFRDRKSASAHLLAGAKQVIISAPAKDADIPTIVLGVNEDKVDLNADIISCASCTTNCAAPMVKVLEDAVHVESIFVSTVHSYTGDQRLHDSPHSDLRRARAAANSIIPTSTGAAKALGKIFPHLEGHLGGAGIRVPVLDGSLTDLTCIVRSDIDEKGVNELFKKAALTAQFKGILEYTEDPIVSCDIIGNPHSCIFDAELTSVIGKMVKVVGWYDNEAGYSNRVADLIERLGNR
- the bshA gene encoding N-acetyl-alpha-D-glucosaminyl L-malate synthase BshA, translating into MRIGIVCYPTFGGSGVVATELGKELAMKGHEVHFITYDLPVRFDRFLSNLHYHEVRVSDYPLFDYQPYELVLASRIVDVVKHEGLDILHVHYAIPHASAAYMAQQILKTEGIYMPFVTTLHGTDITLVGKDASFEPVITFAINRSDAVTAVSESLKQDTYEHFNVTRAIHVIPNFIDLKRYEGCSTEGVLKAFAPKGERILLHTSNFRPVKRVEDVIEVFYKVRKEVPSKLLLAGDGPERPKIEALCRKLGTCDDVHFLGKLKNIEEVYSVADLFLLPSETESFGLAALEAMASHVPVISSNTGGIPEINEDGITGFLSNVGDTDDMAANALKLLKDDALFEKFRTAAYEKAKQFSEESIIPIYEKLYEQVINDSRGAQ
- a CDS encoding nucleoside phosphorylase, whose product is MERIAESELVLNENGSIYHLNLFPENIADTIILVGDQGRVGKISRNFDSIEYTGQNREFLTHTGRIGSKRLSVLSTGIGTDNIDIVLNELDALVNIDLATRSINQTQKSLKLVRLGTSGSLQEDLPVDSFLLSTHGIGFDGVLNYYEKGSEVEDTELTDEFMRQIDWKSTFPRPYIVKGSDSLFELLKEGTHHGMTATANGFYGPQGRQLRLKPTVSDLNERLSAFHYQGNRITNFEMETSALFGLGKALGHECATVCAIIANRFKKEYSKNHDRTVEQLITFVVDRLV